The genomic region CGAGGCGTTCCTCGAGCAGAGACCCTATAAAGTTTCCCGTGGCAAAACCTCCGGCGTACGCTATGACCTGCCACGGGCTATTTATACCGCCCTGCAACACCTTAGAGAGGGCTACAAGGTACACGCTCACCTCGCAAAAAGATTTTAGAGCTGCTGCCTTTACGGTGACAGCCTTTGCACCTTCGGTCAACGCCTTCGCCTCCTATGGTCTATAGGAGGGCTGGCTGCGATAAGCCAGCCCTCTGCTTTGCTATAAGTTTTGATTTGGT from Acetomicrobium sp. S15 = DSM 107314 harbors:
- a CDS encoding DUF5698 domain-containing protein, which codes for MTEGAKAVTVKAAALKSFCEVSVYLVALSKVLQGGINSPWQVIAYAGGFATGNFIGSLLEERL